The following proteins are encoded in a genomic region of Scylla paramamosain isolate STU-SP2022 chromosome 40, ASM3559412v1, whole genome shotgun sequence:
- the LOC135092622 gene encoding uncharacterized protein K02A2.6-like, with protein sequence MVVVAKKSGQPRRTVDYQRLNAACRRETHHTPAPFDMVSSVPKHCFKTVADAYWGYHQVRLDEESRSLTTFITLWGRFRYLRTPMGHCSAGDAYTKRFDDAIQGIVRKHKCIDDTLLYDSNIEDAFWHTYEFLATCAAKGITLKPEKFQFARREVDFVGFRLGWEEYKPTDERLAAIKSFRMPDKPSISDIRSWYGFVNQLAPFLATAPIMNAFRELLKKPCGKAVYWDEHLQEKFRRAQDTICQLAKDGLAYYDKTRPTVALTDWRREGIGFIILQQFCHCSSAAALFCCRAGWRLALCGSRHLTAAETGYAAVEGETLAVVWCLQKARLFLLGCPNLTIVTDHRPLTKLLGDRALTEVINPRLFRLKERTLQYRFQVKYLPGKRNAAADFLSRYPALRSPTIDTDADLDEDLTEAVAAVVIATAEHEGHVLDESAVRKSAADDPVYQLLLAKVLAADWHLHKAQEVACLRPFYGVRDRLAVSQDLVTYTFDQGCVRLVIPEPLRPQVAANLHAGHQGLDSMLRRARQCVYWPGLEGDLQHYRASCTSCETHAPSQPSETLVITPPPEYPFQSTVADMFQHEGHTYMVYADRLTGWLELAHFPHGATSNKIKSQMRQYLTRWGAPEQLSTDGGPNLASEEMSEFLKKWGVIARLSSAQYPQSNGRAEAAVKTAKIIIRANTGSGGSLDSDKTSLAVLQYLNTPLRSVNKSPAQLATGRQLRDGVPTARRHYKVDRHWGRTLRERELKMGEEGNTLMATCTPRQLRPLSPGTRVRMQNQASGTWDRTGLIVEALPYRQHTVRLDGSGRISLRNRKHLRPVAESTPPPAPPTLRPPTPPAAQPTTTPAQVSTPTQPQLRPHPRGTHLSYGGYWIYYYLYVVYDMFSRRQAKHCLSPRVYPQFRAEPNNGETCVPVARSPA encoded by the exons ATGGTTGTGGTAGCAAAGAAATCAGGGCAACCGCGGCGCACCGTCGATTACCAGCGCCTCAACGCCGCATGCCGCAGAGAGACACACCACACCCCCGCCCCCTTCGACATGGTGTCTAGTGTCCCCAAACATTGCTTCAAAACAGTGGCTGACGCTTATTGGGGGTACCACCAAGTCAGGCTGGACGAGGAGAGTCGAAGtctcaccaccttcatcaccctATGGGGGAGGTTCAGGTACCTCCGGACCCCCATGGGCCACTGTTCTGCTGGCGACGCATACACAAAGCGCTTCGATGACGCCATCCAAGGCATCGTGAGGAAGCACAAGTGTATCGACGACACCCTCCTCTACGACAGCAACATCGAAGACGCATTCTGGCACACGTACGAGTTTCTGGCGACATGTGCAGCCAAGGGGATTACTTTGAAGCCTGAAAAATTCCAGTTCGCACGGAGGGAGGTGGATTTCGTGGGTTTTCGCCTCGGCTGGGAGGAGTACAAACCCACAGACGAGCGCCTAGCGGCAATCAAAAGCTTCAGGATGCCTGACAAGCCCTCCATCTCAGACATCAGGTCGTGGTACGGGTTTGTCAATCAACTTGCCCCATTCCTCGCCACAGCCCCAATCATGAACGCCTTCAGGGAGCTCCTGAAGAAGCCGTGCGGAAAGGCTGTGTACTGGGACGAGCACCTGCAGGAGAAATTCCGCCGCGCTCAGGACACCATATGCCAGCTTGCAAAGGACGGCCTGGCATATTACGACAAAACCCGCCCCACAGTTGCCCTCACAGACTGGAGAAGGGAGGGCATTGGATTCATTATCCTGCAGCAGTTCTGCCACTGCTCGTCTGCTGCCGCTCTCTTCTGCTGCAGGGCGGGCTGGCGTCTGGCCCTGTGCGGAAGCCGCCACCTCACGGCCGCCGAGACTGGTTACGCCGCGGTAGAAGGGGAAACCttggctgtggtgtggtgccTCCAGAAAGCCCGGCTGTTCTTGTTGGGGTGCCCGAACCTCACCATCGTCACCGACCACCGCCCTCTCACCAAGCTGCTGGGGGACAGGGCCCTCACAGAAGTCATCAACCCACGACTCTTCCGGCTCAAGGAGAGAACGCTACAGTACCGCTTTCAAGTCAAATATCTGCCAGGAAAAAGGAACGCCGCAGCCGACTTCCTGTCCAGGTACCCAGCCCTCAGAAGCCCTACCATAGACACCGACGCCGACCTGGATGAGGACCTCACCGAGGCAGTAGCAGCCGTGGTCATCGCCACAGCCGAACACGAGGGTCACGTTCTCGACGAGTCAGCGGTGAGAAAATCTGCAGCCGACGACCCTGTCTACCAACTACTACTGGCCAAAGTGTTGGCCGCGGACTGGCACCTGCACAAGGCGCAAGAAGTGGCCTGCCTGCGCCCGTTCTATGGCGTGAGGGACCGGTTGGCAGTCTCTCAAGACCTTGTCACATACACCTTTGACCAGGGTTGTGTGCGACTCGTGATTCCTGAGCCCCTCCGCCCACAGGTAGCAGCAAACTTACACGCTGGTCACCAAGGGCTAGATTCCATGCTGCGGAGGGCAAGGCAATGTGTATACTGGCCCGGGTTGGAAGGGGACCTGCAGCACTACCGGGCGTCGTGCACGTCATGCGAGACGCACGCTCCCTCTCAGCCCTCAGAAACACTCGTCATCACGCCGCCCCCAGAGTACCCATTCCAATCCACAGTGGCGGACATGTTTCAGCATGAGGGGCACACCTACATGGTCTACGCTGACAGGCTCACTGGATGGCTAGAACTCGCCCATTTCCCACACGGTGCTACATCTAATAAAATCAAGAGTCAAATGAGGCAGTACTTAACGCGATGGGGCGCCCCGGAACAGCTGTCCACTGATGGGGGGCCGAACCTGGCGAGCGAGGAAATGTCGGAATTCCTCAAGAAGTGGGGTGTCATTGCACGCCTGTCCTCAGCACAGTACCCACAGTCAAACGGGCGGGCCGAAGCAGCGGTCAAGACGGCCAAAATAATCATCAGAGCCAACACAGGTAGCGGGGGCTCATTGGACTCGGACAAAACCTCCCTCGCTGTGCTGCAGTACCTTAACACCCCGCTGCGATCTGTCAACAAGTCCCCCGCCCAACTTGCCACCGGAAGACAGCTGCGTGATGGCGTGCCAACGGCCCGACGACATTACAAGGTGGACAGGCACTGGGGAAGGACGCTGCGTGAGAGAGAATtgaaaatgggggaggaaggcaaCACCCTGATGGCAACCTGCACACCCAGACAGCTCCGGCCCCTGTCCCCCGGCACACGAGTAAGGATGCAGAACCAGGCCTCGGGCACGTGGGACCGCACGGGCTTGATCGTGGAGGCGCTGCCCTACAGGCAGCACACCGTCAGGCTTGATGGTAGCGGCCGAATAAGCCTCAGGAACAGGAAGCATCTGCGGCCCGTCGCTGAGTCAACCCCACCGCCCGCACCGCCAACCCTGCGCCCACCAACCCCGCCGGCCGCTCAACCAACCACGACACCCGCACAAGTCTCAACCCCCACCCAACCTCAGCTACGCCCGCACCCAAGAG GCACACATTTATCTTACGGGGGATAttggatatattattatttgtacgTGGTGTACGATATGTTTTCCCGGCGGCAAGCCAAGCACTGCTTGTCGCCAAGAGTGTATCCTCAGTTCCGGGCCGAGCCCAATAATGGAGAGACGTGTGTCCCTGTGGCTCGCTCCCCTGCCTAG
- the LOC135092623 gene encoding uncharacterized protein LOC135092623: protein MAREVILKLDRWLKAEEATTVEEVKGVMQMKQFMSQMPLSVKCELASHDVKDMMEAGRRADKYCAVRGLNGDEHHEERKPFSSRNDGHQRYKNDRQMSSTSVHRSNQPRPNNYSFPHTYTMPPPADRNMRSTPYGSRPRSTTYYQKGSGDEGAVKCLGCGSSGHRKFQCPKGRPKPVGAVAAQRDLIKYVENMNAEIQEEPPKDEGFEHFTSKGTVKVEGSPEKVIRILQDTGANQSLILSSVLPWNEETSTGKEVSCKGAGGQFSIPLHKVWLDCGYVTGEVMVGVKEALPVDGVDMLVGNDLAGGRVIPKLQMVDNPLIGMTEITTPAAVTHSTDGEAEVPELFPVCAVTRPMARKERMDTEGATQEDESLGVLFEPDEKGTNPECASGEPVVGQVEPNLDFLVEKNELIKAQESDESLKSAWNEANRLGELDNEYVGYYVNNGVLMRSWRPLTAPTSDHWMVKRQIVVPWVYRKKILEMAHEGNLAGHLGVRKTLGKILCHFYWPRVRGDVKEFCKTCGLGQKVGKPNQVIRPAPLHPIPVVEEPFSKLVIDCVGPLPRTQRGNQYLLTIMCMSSRFPEAIPLRSINSKNIVRELVKFFSWVGIPKVLQSDQGSNFTSRAFKEILRGLKIEQRLSSAYHPQSQGCVERFHQTLKNTLRMYCEEMSAQWDEALPLALFALRDSVQESTGFSPFELVYGHEVNGPLRMVKEKWLGAEEPHTVVKYVSDFKDRLMRARKIARENLKNSQSEMKGWYDKKARARSFQPGDKVLVLFPLQGDPFKARFSGPWEIERKMSDVNYIVKTPGRKKRNQLCHVNMLKPFHERDRENGDDVVEGVRAVSVVNVTTEAEEKWSEVKLSRCEGMVLENSAVLGNLNDKLWHMELEKKERIREIIERFNSLFPDAPRITNVVVHDVDVGEAEPIKQHPYRVNPQKREIMRKEAEYMLEHDLIEPSESPWSSPCVLVPKPGQESFRFCTDYRKVNMVTKPDAYPIPGVDDCIDHVGSANFITKIDLLKGYWQVGLTERAKAISAFVTMDGLY from the coding sequence ATGGCTCGAGAGGTTATCCTTAAACTGGACCGGTGGCTGAAGGCCGAGGAAGCCACTACAGTTGAGGAGGTAAAAGGAGTCATGCAGATGAAACAATTTATGAGCCAAATGCCCCTCAGTGTAAAATGTGAGCTCGCATCACACGACGTGAAAGACATGATGGAAGCCGGACGCAGAGCTGACAAGTACTGTGCGGTCCGTGGGCTAAACGGAGATGAACACCATGAAGAGAGAAAGCCATTCTCCAGCAGAAATGATGGTCATCAGAGATATAAGAATGACCGTCAGATGAGCTCGACATCAGTCCACAGATCAAACCAGCCCCGCCCTAACAACTATagttttccccacacttacaCAATGCCCCCGCCAGCCGACCGCAACATGAGGTCTACGCCCTATGGGAGTAGGCCCAGGAGCACTACCTATTACCAGAAGGGTAGTGGGGATGAAGGTGCAGTTAAGTGCCTTGGATGTGGAAGTAGCGGGCATAGGAAGTTCCAGTGTCCGAAGGGACGGCCGAAGCCAGTGGGAGCAGTTGCTGCCCAAAGAGACCTAATAAAGTATGTGGAGAATATGAAtgcagagatacaagaggagccGCCGAAAGATGAGGGCTTTGAGCACTTCACCAGTAAGGGCAcagtgaaagtggagggaagtccaGAGAAGGTGATCAGAATCCTTCAGGATACGGGAGCTAACCAGAGTCTGATCTTAAGTAGTGTACTCCCATGGAATGAGGAGACCAGCACTGGCAAAGAGGTCTCGTGCAAGGGTGCAGGAGGCCAGTTCAGTATTCCCCTGCACAAAGTTTGGCTGGACTGTGGATACGTCActggagaggtgatggtgggagtgaaggaggcactgcCCGTAGATGGAGTGGATATGCTGGTTGGGAATGACCTGGCCGGAGGTCGAGTTATCCCTAAACTTCAGATGGTAGACAACCCTCTGATAGGGATGACGGAAATCACCACTCCAGCAGCAGTCACTCACTCAACAGATGGAGAGGCAGAGGTGCCCGAATTGTTCCCAGTCTGCGCAGTGACCCGACCGATGGCCCGGAAGGAACGCATGGACACCGAGGGAGCAACGCAGGAGGACGAAAGCCTGGGCGTTCTGTTTGAGCCTGATGAAAAAGGAACTAACCCGGAGTGCGCGAGTGGTGAACCGGTTGTAGGTCAGGTGGAGCCCAACCTTGATTTTCTGGTAGAAAAGAACGAGTTGATAAAAGCTCAGGAGAGTGATGAAAGCTTGAAGTCTGCTTGGAATGAGGCTAACAGGCTGGGTGAGCTTGACAATGAGTACGTGGGCTACTACGTGAATAACGGGGTATTAATGAGAAGTTGGAGGCCCCTGACAGCCCCAACCTCCGATCACTGGATGGTGAAAAGGCAGATTGTGGTGCCATGggtgtataggaagaaaattttggagATGGCACACGAAGGTAATCTGGCAGGACACCTGGGGGTCAGAAAAACCCTAGGAAAGATCCTGTGTCATTTTTACTGGCCTAGAGTGAGAGGTGACGTGAAAGAGTTTTGTAAAACTTGTGGTTTGGGTCAGAAGGTGGGCAAGCCGAACCAGGTGATTCGCCCTGCCCCCCTTCATCCTATACCTGTGGTCGAGGAACCATTCAGTAAGCTGGTGATAGACTGTGTAGGTCCTTTACCAAGGACCCAGAGGGGGAACCAGTACTTGCTGACTATTATGTGTATGTCATCCAGGTTTCCTGAGGCCATTCCCCTCAGGAGTATAAACTCTAAAAACATTGTGAGGGAACTGGTGAAATTTTTCTCCTGGGTGGGAATTCCTAAGGTGTTGCAGTCAGACCAGGGAAGCAATTTCACTTCTCGTGCATTCAAGGAAATCCTAAGGGGTCTGAAGATTGAACAGAGACTGTCGAGTGCTTATCACCCTCAGTCTCAGGGTTGTGTAGAAAGATTTCACCaaactcttaaaaacactctcaggatgtattgtgaggagatgagtgCTCAGTGGGATGAGGCATTGCCACTAGCCTTGTTCGCGTTAAGGGACAGTGTGCAGGAGTCAACTGGTTTCAGCCCATTTGAGTTAGTGTATGGCCATGAGGTGAACGGTCCTTtaaggatggtgaaagaaaaatggttaggaGCAGAGGAGCCTCATACTGTGGTGAAATATGTATCTGATTTCAAGGACAGATTGATGAGAGCTAGGAAAATTGCTCgggaaaatctgaaaaatagTCAGAGTGAGATGAAAGGCTGGTATGACAAGAAGGCGAGGGCCAGATCTTTCCAGCCTGGAGACAAGGTATTGGTTCTTTTCCCATTGCAGGGTGATCCTTTCAAAGCCAGGTTCAGCGGGCCTtgggagattgagaggaaaatgagtgatgtaaattacattgtaaaaactccagggaggaagaaaaggaaccaGTTGTGTCATGTAAACATGCTGAAGCCATTTCacgagagggacagagaaaatggagatgatgtagtagaaggagtaagagctgtgagtgttgtaaatgtaaccactgaggcggaagagaagtggTCTGAAGTGAAATTGAGCAGGTGTGAAGGGATGGTGCTAGAGAACTCAGCTGTGTTAGGGAATTTAAATGATAAACTGTGGCACATGGAgctagagaagaaggagaggattaGGGAGATAATTGAAAGGTTCAATTCTTTGTTCCCTGATGCACCTAGAATAACTAATGTGGTGGTGCACGATGTGGATGTTGGGGAGGCTGAACCCATCAAACAACATCCCTACAGAGTTAACCCGCAGAAAAGAGAGATCATGAGAAAAGAAGCAGAGTATATGCTGGAACACGACTTGATTGAGCCCAGTGAGAGCCCATGGAGCTCGCCATGTGTGCTGGTGCCCAAGCCTGGTCAAGAGAGTTTCCGTTTCTGTACGGACTATAGGAAGGTTAACATGGTGACGAAACCTGATGCTTACCCTATCCCTGGAGTTGATGACTGTATAGATCATGTGGGAAGTGCcaacttcataacaaaaattgaCTTGTTAAAGGGATACTGGCAAGTAGGACTCACTGAGAGGGCAAAAGCCATATCAGCTTTTGTCACCATGGATGGATTATATTAG